CCGCGTACGGGAGCCAGAAATGCGGCCTCAGCGTTTCCCAGGGCGAGTAGGGCCGCGTCGGATAGATCTCCTCCTGCGGCACCGCCGTGACCGGCGGACGCTGCTCGGCCAGCGGCGCCGCCGTGACCGGGCGCCAGGAGTCGGGCTCGAGCGGCATGCGTCCGACGTCGTATCCGCGCGAGCTGTAGGTCACGAGCGCGAGCTGCGTTCCGTCCGGCGAGGGATCGGGCTCGAAGGCCCCCAGCACGACGTTCGTGACCTGGCGCAGATCGCCCGGCCTCCACGCGTACAAGTTGTAGACGCCATTGCGATCGCTGCTGAACAGGAGCCAGCGCCCGTCGCGCGTCCAGGCGGGGTCGCGGTCCAGCGCCCGATCCCGGGTGACGTCGGTGACCGCGAGCGAGGCGCGGTCGACGATGCGCACGTCCCAGGCGCCGTCGCGGTGGTGCAGAAACGCGACCCGCGCGCCGTCGGGCGAGTAGCGCGGGCTGTCCACCGGCTCGGCGTGCGGGTCCTCGAAGAGGACCCGGGGACCTTCGGCCCGCAGCTCCGCGATCGCCGTCCTTCCCCCGCTGCGCCTCCAGACGAATGCGATGTTGCCGTCGCGCGAAACGTCGGGGCTCCGCGCGCGCAGACCGCGGCTCAACCTGCGCTCGTCGCCGGTACGCGGATCGACGGAGTAGAGGTCCTGGAGGATCTCGAACTCCTGGAATACCTGCGCACGCGCGTACACGACGCGCCCGTCCGGGCCCACCGCGAGCGTCGAGTCCCCCGAACCATCCGACCAGAGATTCCCGACGTGCCGGTCGCCGGGACGGGTCGACTCCGTCATGGGAACAGGCGGTCCGCAACACTTGTCCGGACGGACCGCGCGGATCTCCGCCAGCCGATCCGGCCCGGCGTTCGTGTAGTACAGCGTCGACGCGTCGGGGCTCCAACGCGGTGTGCGGACCCATTCCCCGAGCCGCGTGAGCGGCTCGATGGCCGTGGGCCCCGACGCGCCGACCTGCGCCTGCAGTCGAGATGCGCGCCGCAGCTCCTCCGCCGCGAACTGGTCGTAGAGCTGGAGATAGGTCGGTCCCAGCACCCGCTCGGCGCTGAAGTTCATCGCGAAGGGGACGGGCCGCGATCCGAAATCGTGCGACAGGTCCCGCAGCGCGCCGAGGCCGTATTCGTTCCCGATGAAGGAGAGGAAGCGCGATCCGACGGTGTACTGGCCGAAGCCGCGCGGCCATTCGAGCGGAAGGTTGGAGAGCGTGTCGATCCGCGGAAGCTTGCCCTCCAGGACCTCGGCGCGCAGCACCATGTCCTCTTCCGACGCGCGCACGCGTCCCGCCGCGCTCACCTCGCTCTCGGCGAAGGTGGCCATGCCCTCGATGAACCAGATCGGCTGTCCGCCGTTGGTGATCCACAGCTTGCCGAAGACGTCATTCACCGCCTGCGGAAGGCCGAGCACGGTGTCGAGGTGGAGGATGTGCGTGTATTCGTGCGAGATCAGCTCGTAGACGTTGTCGTCGAAGTCGGCGAGCGTGCTGCGCGCGTCCGGGGGCGGAGCATAGGCGTGGATCAGGTTGTAGAGGATGGGGCTGGCGCTGCCGTTGGCGAAGTCGGTGTCGTCCTGCACCACGATATGCGTCCGTCCGTCCGGAACATGGTCCAGAAGCGGAACCAGGCGCTGGTACGAAAGCTCCGCGGCCCGCGCGACCCGCTGCGCGTACCGGTACGTTCCCTGGTGGTAGTGGACCTCGAAATGGGGTGTGTCGAGCGTCTCCCAGACGAACCGCGGGTCCAGCGCGACCGCCGGCAGACCCGCGAGCAAGAGGAGCGCGAACAGCCGCATTCAGCCAGTGCGCCGCGCCGTCGAGGATCCGCGCGCGGGAATGCTGGCCAGGAACTTCTCCAGCCGAAGCGCGATCAGCTCGGGATGCTCGATGGGGGCCACATGCGTCCCGCCCGGCACCGTCAGGAGCTCCGCGCCCGGAATGCGCGACCGCATCTCCTCGCTGAGCCAGTAAGGCGTGAACGTGTCGTCGGTCCCGGCGACGATCAGCGTGGGGGCGCTCACATGCGGCAAGTGATCGAACGCGGTGTGCTCGCTCGCGTGCTTCAGCATCCCCAGGAAGAGCTGGGGATCCATCCCGGCGAGATGCCGGAAGTAGGGAAGGAAATCGTCGCGGCGCACCAGCCGGCCGTTCACCTCGAAATGCGTGGCGATCTGGTAGGCGAGCTCCCCGCTCGCGGCCAGGCGCCAGATGAGGCTCATGGCCTGGGGGTACTTTCCCGCGGCCACGATCATCGACGGCAGCAGGATCTTCAGCGCTTTGCTGTCGTGAAAGGTATCCAGAGGCAATCCGTACGAGCCGCAGATCAGGACCAGGCCCAGGACCTGATCGGGCCGGCGGCGGTGGTGCTCGAGCGCGACTTGCACGCCCATCGAGTGGCCGAGCAGCACCGCCTGCGAGGTCCGCGTCGCTTGCAGGACGCTCTCCAGATCGGAGGAAATGTCGTCGAAGCCGACTCGGGTGG
The sequence above is a segment of the Deltaproteobacteria bacterium genome. Coding sequences within it:
- a CDS encoding alpha/beta hydrolase; the protein is MQAELQGVETGFAEGRDGTRIHWSAVGNGAPALVCCDGIGCDGFAWKYVLRDFAARHRIVHWHYRGHGRSGVPRDSTRVGFDDISSDLESVLQATRTSQAVLLGHSMGVQVALEHHRRRPDQVLGLVLICGSYGLPLDTFHDSKALKILLPSMIVAAGKYPQAMSLIWRLAASGELAYQIATHFEVNGRLVRRDDFLPYFRHLAGMDPQLFLGMLKHASEHTAFDHLPHVSAPTLIVAGTDDTFTPYWLSEEMRSRIPGAELLTVPGGTHVAPIEHPELIALRLEKFLASIPARGSSTARRTG